One genomic region from Pseudoduganella lutea encodes:
- a CDS encoding acyltransferase family protein, giving the protein MTSQRLLSLDAFRGFTIAAMLLVNNPGDWGNLYSQLAHADWHGWTFTDWIFPFFLFIGGVSMTLSLGRQAEAGADKGALLAKLWRRAALIFAIGLFLNLFPAFDFSTVRIPGVLQRIALCTALAAPIVVYYGWRGQVAWIVALLAFYSAVMLLLPVPGVDGVVAAGVLEKGRDAASWIDRLVLSGHLWPVSRTWDPEGLFSTIPALCSQLFGVLAGRWLAARVDAVERTVWLLLAGLAFVLAGAMLDVVLMPVNKSLWTTSFCVMTTGWALLVFGAFYWLLDAAPSAALRERMAALARPFVIFGMNALFLYALSGVVVNMIGHLGWHGALYAPIAALPLVPKAASLAYAVAFVLAMYAVAWGMWRRRWFVKV; this is encoded by the coding sequence ATGACTTCACAACGCTTGCTCTCCCTCGACGCCTTCCGCGGTTTCACGATCGCCGCGATGCTGCTGGTGAATAACCCGGGTGACTGGGGCAACCTGTATTCGCAGCTGGCGCACGCCGACTGGCATGGCTGGACGTTCACCGACTGGATCTTTCCGTTTTTCCTGTTCATCGGCGGCGTGTCGATGACGCTGTCGCTGGGGCGCCAGGCGGAAGCCGGTGCGGACAAAGGGGCGCTGCTGGCGAAACTGTGGCGGCGCGCCGCGCTGATCTTCGCAATCGGCCTGTTCCTCAACCTGTTCCCTGCGTTCGATTTCTCCACCGTGCGCATTCCCGGCGTACTGCAGCGGATCGCGCTGTGCACGGCGCTGGCCGCGCCCATCGTCGTGTACTACGGCTGGCGCGGGCAGGTGGCGTGGATCGTGGCGCTGCTGGCGTTCTATAGCGCCGTGATGCTGCTGTTGCCGGTGCCGGGTGTCGACGGCGTCGTCGCGGCGGGCGTGCTGGAAAAGGGGCGCGATGCCGCGTCGTGGATCGATCGCTTGGTGCTGTCCGGACATCTGTGGCCGGTGTCGAGGACTTGGGACCCGGAAGGGCTGTTCTCGACCATTCCCGCGCTGTGCAGCCAGCTCTTCGGCGTGCTGGCGGGGCGCTGGCTGGCCGCGCGCGTGGATGCCGTCGAACGCACCGTGTGGCTGCTGCTGGCCGGGCTGGCGTTCGTGCTGGCCGGCGCGATGCTCGATGTCGTGCTCATGCCGGTCAACAAGAGCCTGTGGACGACGTCGTTCTGCGTGATGACCACCGGCTGGGCGCTGCTGGTGTTCGGTGCGTTCTACTGGCTGCTCGATGCCGCGCCGTCCGCCGCGTTGCGCGAGCGCATGGCGGCGCTGGCGCGGCCGTTCGTCATCTTCGGCATGAACGCGCTGTTCCTCTATGCGCTGTCTGGCGTGGTCGTGAACATGATCGGTCACCTCGGCTGGCACGGCGCGCTGTATGCGCCGATCGCGGCGCTGCCGCTGGTGCCGAAGGCCGCGTCGCTGGCCTACGCGGTGGCCTTCGTGCTGGCCATGTACGCCGTCGCCTGGGGCATGTGGCGGCGGCGCTGGTTCGTCAAGGTGTGA
- a CDS encoding LLM class flavin-dependent oxidoreductase: MIPLSILDLSPIAEGSHAGESLRNTLELAQHGERWGFNRYWLAEHHGMPGIASAATAVVIAHVAGGTKTIRVGAGGIMLPNHSPLVIAEQFGTLEALFPGRIDLGLGRAPGSDQTTARALRRNLASDADEFPQDVLELQDYMSDSPRQRVLAVPGQGAKVPLWILGSSLFGAQLAAHLGLPYAFASHFAPQMMMQAVAFYRNNFKPSANLARPYVMLGYNVFAADTDEEAQLLATSMQQAFVNLRTGHPSKLPPPVAGYRATLGHAENAMLDSVLSCSAIGSPATVAAQLNAFIASTQPDELMVTSQIHDHRARLRSYEILGDILRG; this comes from the coding sequence ATGATTCCACTTTCAATTCTTGATCTTTCCCCCATCGCCGAAGGCAGCCACGCCGGCGAATCGCTGCGCAACACGCTGGAACTGGCCCAGCACGGCGAACGCTGGGGCTTCAACCGCTACTGGCTGGCCGAGCACCATGGCATGCCGGGCATCGCCAGCGCCGCCACCGCCGTCGTCATTGCCCATGTGGCCGGCGGCACGAAAACGATCCGCGTGGGCGCCGGCGGCATCATGCTGCCAAACCACTCGCCGCTGGTGATCGCCGAGCAGTTCGGCACGCTGGAAGCGCTGTTCCCGGGCCGCATCGACCTGGGCCTGGGCCGCGCGCCCGGCTCGGACCAGACCACGGCCCGCGCGCTGCGCCGCAACCTCGCATCGGACGCCGACGAGTTCCCGCAGGACGTGCTGGAACTTCAGGACTACATGAGCGACTCGCCGCGCCAGCGCGTGCTGGCCGTGCCGGGCCAGGGCGCCAAGGTGCCGCTATGGATCCTGGGATCGAGCCTGTTCGGCGCCCAGCTCGCCGCGCACCTCGGCCTGCCCTATGCGTTCGCCTCGCACTTCGCGCCGCAGATGATGATGCAGGCCGTGGCCTTCTACCGGAACAACTTCAAGCCATCGGCGAACCTCGCCAGGCCCTACGTCATGCTGGGCTATAACGTGTTTGCCGCAGATACCGACGAGGAGGCGCAACTGCTCGCCACGTCGATGCAGCAAGCCTTCGTCAACCTGCGCACCGGCCATCCATCGAAACTGCCGCCGCCGGTCGCCGGTTACCGCGCCACGCTCGGCCATGCGGAAAACGCCATGCTCGACTCTGTGCTGTCCTGCTCGGCGATCGGCTCACCGGCCACCGTGGCCGCCCAGCTGAACGCCTTCATCGCCAGCACGCAGCCCGACGAATTGATGGTTACCTCGCAGATCCACGACCACCGCGCCCGGCTGCGCTCGTACGAAATCCTCGGCGACATCCTGCGCGGCTGA
- a CDS encoding MFS transporter, with amino-acid sequence MVWLMATATGLIVANLYYAQPLVGPISRATGLDAGAAGLIVTLTQLGYCLGMIFIVPLGDLVENRKLIVTALAGTACALGVAAFSTSAALFLAAMFGIGLGSVAAQVIVPFASHLARPETRGQTVGTVVSGLMLGIMLARPVAGLVTDALGWHAIFVLSALVMAGLALVLKQRLPLRDPVQPGGQQHTYPALLASLWTLLKTTPILRRRSAYQFCMFGAFSLFWTTVPLILASPVFGLSQTGIAIFALVGVAGALASPIAGRRADQGKSRSTTAIALVAAALSLVAPLAFHGGRTFELGLLAAAAIVLDGAVSASLVTGQRALYALSADVRSRLNGLYMAIFFMGGALGSSVGGWMYAHHGWQGVLMTGLLFPAAGMMVFATEQRQPRAVTP; translated from the coding sequence ATGGTCTGGCTGATGGCCACGGCGACGGGGCTCATCGTCGCGAACCTGTACTACGCGCAGCCGCTGGTCGGGCCGATCAGCCGGGCGACGGGGCTCGATGCGGGCGCCGCCGGCCTCATCGTCACGCTGACGCAGCTCGGCTACTGCCTCGGCATGATCTTCATCGTGCCGCTCGGCGACCTGGTCGAGAACCGCAAGCTGATCGTGACGGCGCTGGCGGGCACCGCGTGCGCGCTCGGCGTGGCCGCGTTCAGCACCAGCGCGGCGCTGTTCCTGGCCGCGATGTTCGGCATCGGCCTCGGCTCGGTGGCGGCGCAGGTCATCGTGCCGTTCGCGTCGCACCTGGCGCGGCCGGAAACGCGCGGGCAGACGGTGGGCACGGTCGTCAGCGGCCTGATGCTGGGGATCATGCTGGCGCGGCCCGTGGCGGGCCTCGTCACCGACGCGCTGGGCTGGCATGCGATCTTCGTGCTGTCGGCGCTCGTCATGGCCGGCCTGGCGCTCGTGCTGAAACAGCGCCTGCCGCTGCGCGACCCGGTACAGCCGGGCGGGCAGCAACACACGTACCCCGCGCTGCTGGCGTCGCTGTGGACGCTGCTGAAGACCACGCCGATCCTGCGCCGCCGTTCCGCCTACCAGTTCTGCATGTTCGGCGCCTTCAGCCTGTTCTGGACCACCGTCCCGCTGATCCTCGCCAGCCCGGTGTTCGGCCTGTCGCAGACCGGCATCGCGATCTTCGCGCTGGTGGGCGTGGCGGGGGCCCTCGCCTCGCCGATCGCCGGCCGGCGCGCCGACCAGGGCAAATCCCGTTCGACGACGGCGATCGCGCTCGTGGCCGCCGCCCTGTCCCTCGTTGCCCCGCTGGCGTTCCACGGTGGCCGCACGTTCGAACTGGGCCTGCTGGCGGCAGCCGCGATCGTGCTGGACGGCGCCGTCTCCGCCAGCCTCGTCACCGGCCAGCGGGCGCTCTACGCGCTGAGCGCCGACGTGCGCTCGCGCCTGAACGGCCTGTACATGGCGATCTTCTTCATGGGTGGCGCACTGGGCTCGTCGGTGGGCGGTTGGATGTACGCGCACCACGGCTGGCAGGGCGTGCTGATGACGGGCCTGCTGTTCCCGGCGGCCGGCATGATGGTCTTCGCCACCGAGCAACGGCAGCCGCGCGCCGTCACACCTTGA
- the gluQRS gene encoding tRNA glutamyl-Q(34) synthetase GluQRS encodes MTSYIGRFAPSPTGPLHLGSLVAAMASYLDAKVHGGQWLVRIEDLDRDRNVAGADEHILASLRRCGMAWDGEVTWQTRRQHLYEAALAQLAEHVYPCGCSRREIADSQVNLQALQPNATLVYPGTCRAGLAPGKAARALRLRTPQQPRRVIGFQDRWHGHVEQDITAEVGDFVIRRADGFWAYQLAVVVDDAAQGITDIVRGADLLDSTPRQLYLQELLGVPHPRYLHVPVVANADGEKLSKQTGAAAFDNGAPPAQLLTQSLLPAARFLGLHVEAATIPDFWAAAVPAWASLLRTRHTQ; translated from the coding sequence ATGACTTCCTACATCGGCCGCTTCGCCCCTTCCCCCACCGGTCCCCTGCACCTCGGTTCGCTCGTCGCCGCCATGGCCAGCTACCTCGACGCGAAGGTGCACGGTGGCCAGTGGCTGGTGCGCATCGAAGACCTCGACCGCGACCGCAACGTGGCCGGCGCGGACGAGCATATCCTTGCATCGCTGCGCCGCTGCGGCATGGCGTGGGATGGCGAAGTGACGTGGCAAACGCGCCGCCAGCACCTGTACGAAGCGGCACTGGCGCAGCTGGCGGAGCACGTGTACCCGTGCGGCTGCTCGCGCCGGGAAATCGCCGATTCCCAGGTCAACCTGCAGGCACTGCAGCCCAACGCCACGCTCGTTTACCCGGGCACGTGCCGCGCCGGCCTGGCGCCGGGCAAGGCAGCGCGCGCGCTGCGCCTGCGCACCCCGCAGCAGCCGCGCCGCGTGATCGGCTTCCAGGACCGCTGGCACGGACACGTCGAGCAGGACATCACGGCCGAGGTGGGCGATTTCGTGATCCGCCGGGCGGACGGCTTCTGGGCCTATCAACTGGCCGTCGTCGTCGACGATGCCGCGCAGGGCATCACCGACATCGTCCGCGGCGCCGACCTGCTCGATTCCACGCCGCGCCAGCTCTACCTGCAGGAACTGCTGGGCGTGCCGCATCCGCGCTACCTGCATGTGCCGGTCGTCGCCAATGCCGACGGCGAGAAGCTGTCGAAGCAGACCGGCGCGGCGGCGTTCGACAACGGTGCGCCCCCCGCGCAACTGCTGACCCAAAGCCTGCTGCCCGCCGCCCGCTTCCTTGGCCTGCACGTCGAGGCGGCCACCATTCCCGATTTCTGGGCCGCCGCCGTGCCGGCCTGGGCCAGCCTCCTGCGTACGCGCCACACGCAATGA
- a CDS encoding Rhs element Vgr protein: protein MKHRSRPLTDGEIACCRKLFGAALDCARVRIHARGWFFGWQWRHTAMAPDGHVWFRPEDFRDDFSREPAWRLLWFMHEMVHVWQWQLGYPVMCRGALRIGLSYRYQLAPGRRLADYNMEAQGDLLADWFALRWLGEPGAMHQKQYAADAWLFEDVLAGFLADPADAASLPRASLPFAAPAMAWLRRRRAA, encoded by the coding sequence ATGAAACACCGATCCCGTCCACTCACCGATGGCGAAATCGCCTGCTGCCGCAAGCTGTTCGGCGCGGCGCTGGACTGTGCGCGCGTGCGCATCCATGCGCGTGGCTGGTTTTTCGGCTGGCAGTGGCGCCACACGGCGATGGCGCCAGATGGGCATGTCTGGTTCCGGCCCGAGGATTTCCGCGACGATTTTTCGCGCGAGCCGGCGTGGCGGCTGCTCTGGTTCATGCACGAGATGGTGCACGTGTGGCAGTGGCAGCTGGGCTACCCGGTGATGTGCCGCGGCGCCCTGCGCATCGGCCTTTCCTATCGCTACCAGCTCGCGCCGGGCCGGCGGCTGGCGGACTACAACATGGAAGCGCAGGGCGACCTGCTGGCCGACTGGTTCGCGCTGCGCTGGCTCGGCGAACCCGGCGCCATGCACCAGAAGCAGTATGCGGCCGACGCCTGGCTGTTCGAGGACGTGCTGGCCGGGTTCCTGGCCGATCCGGCGGATGCCGCCAGCCTGCCGCGCGCCAGCCTGCCGTTCGCGGCGCCGGCCATGGCCTGGCTCAGGCGCCGTCGGGCTGCATGA
- a CDS encoding hybrid sensor histidine kinase/response regulator: MQTTPGQLPPHVHPRLPTIRFRLALLVLSCVLPAAIVSAFLIYDHYRVERASLLGEAMATARSMVAVVDRDFDTVVTALSALSVSDDVDAADIAEFRRQATNVHAILPITEIVLYDAPTRRQLMNTATGPVSVAPGNAALLRDVMRTGQPVVTGLTRDGAGGQTITVGVPVVREGAVRYVLAAQVLPAALGAILRDQQVPASWRASILDGDLRIVARNVDIERYRGTLPAPDLVERMRRQLEDTFDGSTVDGNRVVMLYSRSSKSGWSVTLGIPHANLAAGLMRTLESLIIATVVILALGLGMAWLVGGRIAHSVQALIEPATALGTGQHVQPAVVDFQEARQVADSLVRAAAALDDARGRADSELRERRAAQEALQAADLRKDEFLATLAHELRNPMAPLVNALEIMRLGGPGKPPPPNVLDIIERQLKQMVRLVDDLLDVSRITTGKLGIREETIVLQDVINHSLETAGPLVAQRRHALSVNVPDEPVVLQGDATRLAQVLSNLLNNAAKYTPNGGRLALNAVRLHAPDRVRIDISDNGIGIAAEMLPQVFDIFFQADRSLGRAQAGLGIGLSLARRLVELHGGTLTAASPGKDLGSTFAIELPVTTGDATPAPAGDVRSAPLPQLRVLVADDNIDHANTLRTLLIAAGQSVTVCYDGLSALRCAESFEPQIAFLDIGMPRMDGYELARRLRADPRQQDCMLVAVTGWGQEKDQQSSRAAGFHRHIVKPLAPAQLRALLQERASRATMHDTV; the protein is encoded by the coding sequence GTGCAGACAACTCCTGGCCAGCTGCCACCCCACGTTCACCCTCGCCTGCCCACCATCCGTTTCCGGCTGGCGCTGCTGGTGCTCAGCTGCGTGCTGCCCGCCGCCATCGTGTCGGCATTCCTGATCTACGACCACTACCGCGTGGAACGCGCCAGCCTGCTGGGCGAGGCGATGGCCACCGCGCGCTCGATGGTCGCGGTGGTGGACCGCGATTTCGATACCGTCGTCACCGCGCTGTCGGCCTTGTCCGTGTCCGACGATGTCGATGCGGCGGATATCGCCGAATTCCGCCGGCAAGCCACCAACGTGCACGCAATCCTGCCGATCACGGAAATCGTGCTGTATGACGCGCCGACACGGCGCCAGCTGATGAACACCGCGACGGGGCCGGTGTCCGTCGCGCCCGGCAATGCGGCCCTGCTGCGCGACGTGATGCGCACCGGGCAGCCGGTCGTCACGGGCCTGACGCGCGACGGCGCGGGCGGGCAGACCATCACGGTTGGCGTGCCGGTCGTGCGCGAAGGCGCCGTGCGCTACGTGCTGGCGGCGCAGGTACTGCCGGCGGCGCTGGGCGCGATCCTGCGCGACCAGCAGGTGCCCGCGAGCTGGCGCGCGTCGATCCTGGACGGCGACCTGCGCATCGTCGCCCGCAACGTCGACATCGAGCGCTACCGCGGCACCCTGCCCGCTCCCGACCTGGTCGAGCGCATGCGCCGCCAGCTCGAAGATACGTTCGACGGCTCCACCGTGGACGGCAACCGGGTCGTCATGCTGTACAGCCGGTCGAGCAAGTCCGGCTGGAGCGTCACGCTGGGCATTCCCCACGCGAACCTGGCGGCGGGCCTGATGCGCACGCTGGAATCGCTGATCATCGCCACCGTGGTGATCCTGGCACTGGGTCTCGGCATGGCGTGGCTGGTCGGTGGGCGCATCGCCCATTCCGTGCAGGCGCTGATCGAACCCGCGACGGCGCTCGGTACCGGCCAGCATGTGCAACCCGCCGTGGTGGACTTCCAGGAAGCCCGGCAAGTGGCCGATTCGCTGGTGCGTGCCGCCGCCGCGCTGGACGATGCGCGCGGCCGCGCCGACAGCGAACTGCGCGAACGCCGCGCGGCCCAGGAAGCGCTGCAGGCGGCCGACCTGCGCAAGGACGAGTTCCTGGCCACGCTGGCGCACGAGCTGCGCAACCCCATGGCGCCGCTCGTCAACGCGCTCGAGATCATGCGGCTGGGCGGCCCGGGCAAGCCGCCGCCGCCCAATGTGCTGGACATCATCGAGCGCCAGCTCAAGCAGATGGTGCGCCTCGTCGACGACCTGCTCGACGTATCGCGCATCACCACCGGCAAGCTGGGCATCCGCGAAGAGACGATCGTGCTGCAGGACGTCATCAACCATTCGCTGGAGACGGCCGGCCCGCTGGTCGCGCAGCGGCGGCACGCGCTGTCGGTCAACGTGCCGGACGAACCGGTGGTACTGCAGGGCGACGCCACGCGCCTGGCGCAGGTGCTGTCGAACCTGCTGAACAATGCCGCCAAGTACACGCCGAACGGCGGGCGCCTGGCCCTGAACGCCGTGCGGCTGCACGCGCCCGACCGGGTGCGCATCGACATCAGCGACAACGGCATCGGCATCGCCGCCGAGATGCTGCCGCAGGTCTTCGACATCTTCTTCCAGGCCGACCGTTCGCTGGGCCGCGCGCAGGCCGGGCTCGGCATCGGCCTGTCGCTGGCGCGCCGGCTGGTCGAACTGCACGGCGGCACGCTCACCGCGGCCAGCCCGGGCAAGGACCTGGGCAGCACGTTCGCCATCGAACTGCCCGTCACCACCGGCGATGCGACGCCCGCCCCGGCCGGCGATGTGCGCTCGGCACCCCTGCCGCAGTTGCGCGTGCTGGTGGCGGACGACAACATCGACCACGCCAACACGCTGCGCACGCTGCTGATCGCCGCCGGGCAATCGGTCACCGTGTGCTACGACGGCCTTTCCGCGCTGCGCTGCGCCGAAAGCTTCGAGCCGCAGATCGCCTTCCTCGACATCGGCATGCCGCGCATGGATGGCTACGAACTGGCGCGGCGGCTGCGCGCCGACCCGCGCCAGCAAGACTGCATGCTGGTGGCCGTGACCGGCTGGGGCCAGGAAAAGGACCAGCAAAGCTCGCGGGCCGCTGGCTTCCACCGCCACATCGTCAAGCCGCTGGCCCCGGCCCAGCTGCGCGCCCTCCTGCAGGAACGCGCCAGCCGTGCCACAATGCACGACACTGTTTGA
- a CDS encoding putative bifunctional diguanylate cyclase/phosphodiesterase, producing MMKHDDKLAYEALVQFMYRTPIGLLQADIDGAIDMLNPMASQLLMPLAPQGALDNLYAIFARAAPGLRDDVARCDTPSGVVVEGMRIEGPDGRDGPLVLSLSVMKIDPQRLMVAVNDITLEARREQERLASRLSSAARTDALTRMPNRSAVHEELRRILEHDAAGGGKDTGFAVLFMNCDRFRQVNDTLGQAMGDQLLVLVAERIRNVLRPPTDHIALGQRAGQLAARVGGDEFVVVLDGLRRVEDAESVAARLIGAIGRVFHLQAHEVICNVSVGIAWGDGNDPDALLRDAGIAMVEAKRSGGARFVRFESAMRERAARRTDIETDLRQALQSDQLFVVYQPVVGLGAAGGTDRSAGVEALVRWRHPVRGIVPPFEFIGVAEESGLIGPLGDFVLEQACRDFMRWQHELGALAPRLLAVNLSRAQLGHREWVDTVARILADTGMDAQRLQLEVTESLAAQDTDVQQRLHELKALGITLALDDFGTGYSSLASLHLLPVDTVKIDRSFVSQSETSHHHRVLIEATVKVAQSLGMNTVAEGIETAEQANVVRTLQCDKAQGYLYARPLPREDLAAWLMQPDGA from the coding sequence ATGATGAAGCACGACGACAAACTTGCCTACGAGGCCCTGGTCCAGTTCATGTATCGCACGCCGATCGGCCTGCTGCAGGCCGATATCGACGGCGCCATCGACATGCTCAATCCGATGGCTTCGCAGCTGCTGATGCCCCTGGCACCGCAGGGTGCGCTCGACAACCTGTACGCGATCTTCGCGCGCGCAGCGCCCGGCCTGCGCGATGACGTGGCGCGCTGCGACACCCCGTCCGGCGTGGTGGTCGAGGGCATGCGGATCGAAGGCCCGGACGGGCGGGATGGCCCGCTGGTGCTGTCGCTGTCGGTGATGAAGATCGACCCGCAAAGGCTGATGGTGGCCGTGAACGACATCACGCTGGAGGCGCGGCGCGAGCAGGAGCGGCTGGCCAGCCGGCTGTCGTCGGCGGCCCGCACCGATGCGCTCACGCGCATGCCGAACCGCAGCGCGGTGCATGAGGAATTGCGCAGGATCCTGGAGCACGACGCTGCCGGCGGCGGGAAGGATACCGGCTTTGCGGTGCTGTTCATGAACTGCGACCGCTTCCGCCAGGTGAACGACACGCTCGGCCAGGCAATGGGCGACCAGCTGCTGGTCCTCGTGGCCGAGCGCATCCGCAACGTGCTGCGCCCGCCCACCGACCACATCGCGCTGGGCCAGCGCGCCGGGCAACTCGCGGCCCGGGTCGGCGGCGACGAATTCGTCGTCGTGCTCGATGGCCTGCGCCGTGTGGAGGATGCGGAAAGCGTGGCCGCGCGGCTGATCGGCGCGATCGGCCGCGTCTTCCACCTGCAGGCGCATGAAGTCATCTGCAATGTCAGCGTGGGCATTGCCTGGGGCGACGGCAACGATCCCGACGCGCTGCTGCGCGATGCCGGCATCGCGATGGTGGAAGCCAAGCGCAGCGGCGGTGCGCGCTTCGTGCGCTTCGAGTCCGCGATGCGCGAACGGGCCGCGCGCCGCACCGATATCGAGACCGACCTGCGCCAGGCGCTGCAGTCCGACCAGTTGTTCGTGGTCTACCAGCCGGTGGTGGGGCTGGGCGCCGCCGGCGGCACCGACCGCTCCGCCGGCGTGGAGGCGCTGGTGCGCTGGCGGCACCCGGTGCGCGGCATCGTGCCGCCGTTCGAATTCATCGGCGTGGCCGAGGAGAGCGGCCTGATTGGCCCGCTCGGCGATTTCGTGCTCGAACAGGCCTGCCGCGATTTCATGCGCTGGCAGCACGAGCTTGGCGCGCTGGCGCCGCGGCTGCTGGCCGTCAACCTGTCGCGCGCCCAGCTGGGGCACCGCGAATGGGTGGACACCGTGGCGCGCATCCTTGCCGACACGGGCATGGATGCGCAGCGCCTTCAGCTCGAAGTGACGGAAAGCCTGGCGGCGCAGGATACCGACGTGCAGCAGCGCCTGCACGAACTGAAGGCGCTCGGCATCACGCTCGCGCTCGATGATTTCGGCACCGGTTATTCGTCGCTGGCCAGCCTGCACCTGCTGCCGGTGGACACGGTGAAGATCGACCGCTCGTTCGTCAGCCAGAGCGAAACGAGCCACCATCATCGCGTGCTCATCGAAGCCACCGTGAAGGTGGCGCAGAGCCTGGGCATGAACACGGTGGCCGAAGGCATCGAGACGGCCGAACAGGCCAACGTGGTGCGCACGCTGCAATGCGACAAGGCGCAGGGCTACCTGTATGCGCGGCCGCTGCCGCGCGAGGACCTGGCGGCCTGGCTCATGCAGCCCGACGGCGCCTGA
- a CDS encoding alpha/beta fold hydrolase produces the protein MTSPDPRPAVVLLHSSMSSRSQWAALMAAHEADYRFIALDLLGYGKAPFPDAAMQAGFSLVHEADAVQAALAAHLADDEPFHLVGHSYGGATALRLARTAPGRIRSLAVFEPVAFHLLDESDQARAEVCAVIAAIEAAPTAEEATRSFIDYWNGPGAFDGMPAPMRERFTGQVAKVKLDFVALLGEPATLRDMAAIGIPSLVLTGRAGPASTHAVATRLATALPRVTTAQTPGGHMAPITHAADVNREIVAFLQSVA, from the coding sequence ATGACCAGTCCTGATCCCCGCCCCGCCGTCGTGCTGCTGCACAGTTCGATGAGCTCGCGCAGCCAGTGGGCCGCGCTGATGGCCGCGCACGAAGCGGACTACCGTTTCATCGCGCTCGACCTGCTGGGCTATGGCAAGGCGCCGTTCCCCGATGCGGCCATGCAGGCCGGTTTCTCGCTGGTGCACGAAGCCGATGCCGTCCAGGCCGCCCTCGCGGCCCACCTGGCGGACGACGAACCGTTCCATCTCGTCGGCCACTCGTACGGCGGCGCCACGGCATTGCGCCTGGCCCGCACCGCCCCCGGCCGCATCCGCTCGCTGGCCGTGTTCGAACCCGTCGCCTTCCACCTGCTCGACGAAAGCGACCAGGCCCGCGCCGAGGTGTGCGCCGTCATCGCCGCGATCGAAGCCGCCCCGACCGCAGAAGAAGCCACGCGCAGCTTCATCGATTACTGGAACGGCCCCGGCGCCTTCGATGGCATGCCCGCCCCCATGCGCGAGCGCTTTACCGGGCAAGTGGCGAAAGTGAAGCTCGACTTCGTGGCCCTGCTCGGCGAGCCCGCCACGTTGCGCGACATGGCCGCGATCGGCATCCCCTCCCTCGTGCTCACCGGCCGCGCCGGCCCGGCGTCCACACACGCTGTCGCCACGCGCCTCGCCACCGCCCTGCCCCGCGTCACCACCGCGCAAACGCCGGGCGGCCACATGGCCCCGATCACGCACGCCGCCGACGTCAACCGTGAAATCGTCGCTTTCCTGCAAAGTGTTGCCTGA
- a CDS encoding PEP-CTERM sorting domain-containing protein, protein MKMKQAYMVLALACAAGSAAAATTDFSSGAQGWEGTQPASGIGGSGIDETLGNGAPAYRTIINNFGITFANSTNAEFVRDYTATSSVTFGIDVLAQQVSFFGQDVTRDLVLELRDYDNASAGLPYTSVWYTVGTLDASNEGWKHFSVTIDDTSAIGLPSGWGGYGAEEADGTPYLPADRTFASVLAGVDEIAFTTYKPGYMYGFTDFDVAVDNITVSAVPEPGTYAMMLAGLGLVGVVARRRKAGRNA, encoded by the coding sequence ATGAAGATGAAGCAGGCTTACATGGTGTTGGCACTGGCATGTGCCGCGGGCAGTGCCGCCGCGGCCACGACGGACTTTTCTTCCGGCGCACAAGGCTGGGAAGGAACGCAACCGGCAAGCGGGATCGGCGGCTCCGGCATCGACGAGACGCTTGGCAATGGCGCACCAGCCTATCGCACGATCATCAACAACTTCGGCATCACTTTCGCCAACAGCACGAACGCCGAGTTCGTGCGCGACTACACAGCCACGTCGTCCGTCACGTTCGGCATCGACGTGCTGGCGCAGCAGGTCAGCTTCTTTGGCCAGGACGTGACGCGCGACCTGGTACTGGAACTGCGCGACTACGACAACGCCAGCGCGGGCCTGCCCTACACGAGCGTGTGGTACACGGTGGGCACGCTCGACGCGTCGAACGAAGGCTGGAAGCACTTCTCCGTCACCATCGACGACACGTCGGCCATCGGCCTGCCATCGGGCTGGGGCGGCTATGGTGCCGAGGAAGCGGACGGCACGCCCTACCTGCCGGCGGACCGCACGTTCGCCAGCGTGCTGGCTGGCGTGGACGAGATCGCGTTCACTACCTACAAGCCGGGCTATATGTACGGCTTCACGGACTTCGACGTGGCAGTCGACAACATCACCGTCAGCGCCGTGCCGGAACCGGGGACGTACGCGATGATGCTGGCCGGCCTGGGCCTGGTGGGCGTCGTGGCCCGCCGCCGCAAAGCGGGCCGCAACGCCTGA
- a CDS encoding DUF4124 domain-containing protein: MRRFILPFALGLATLATAGVGANDQIYKCIDPNGATMLSDKPCAIVQSVPASDTAPATGDVTPGVTAGVAEMPAIDEGRPQVVKEYFKLPAAEIDQQNRPKPLLVSTPPKVDVATLKAARLKLELEDKTASLRQASLD, encoded by the coding sequence ATGCGACGCTTCATTCTTCCCTTCGCCCTCGGCCTGGCCACCTTGGCCACCGCGGGCGTTGGCGCCAACGATCAGATCTACAAGTGCATCGATCCGAATGGCGCCACGATGTTGTCCGACAAGCCCTGCGCCATCGTGCAGTCCGTGCCCGCCTCCGACACGGCCCCCGCAACCGGCGATGTGACGCCGGGCGTGACTGCAGGCGTGGCCGAAATGCCGGCCATCGACGAAGGCCGGCCGCAGGTCGTCAAGGAATACTTCAAGCTGCCCGCGGCGGAAATCGACCAGCAGAACCGGCCCAAGCCGCTGCTCGTCAGCACGCCGCCCAAGGTGGACGTGGCGACGCTCAAGGCTGCCCGGCTGAAGCTCGAGCTGGAAGACAAGACGGCATCGCTGCGCCAGGCCAGCCTCGATTGA